In Verrucomicrobiia bacterium, the following are encoded in one genomic region:
- a CDS encoding IS5/IS1182 family transposase, producing SWLHQFRRLRIRYERRPDIHLAFLTLGCSLICLRSLSST from the coding sequence AGCTGGCTCCACCAGTTCCGCCGTCTGCGCATCCGCTACGAACGCCGCCCGGACATCCATCTGGCCTTCCTCACGCTCGGCTGCTCCCTCATCTGCCTCCGCTCTCTTTCAAGCACTTGA